The Microcebus murinus isolate Inina chromosome 28, M.murinus_Inina_mat1.0, whole genome shotgun sequence genome has a segment encoding these proteins:
- the BRPF1 gene encoding peregrin isoform X12: MGVDFDVKTFCHNLRATKPPYECPIETCRKVYKSYSGIEYHLYHYDHDNPPPPQQTPLRKHKKKGRQSRPANKQSPSPSEVSQSPSREVMSYAQAQRMVEVDLHGRVHRISIFDNLDVVSEDEEAPEEAPENGSNKENTETPAATPKSGKHKNKEKRKDSNHHHHHNASASTTPKLPEVVYRELEQDTPDAPPRPTSYYRYIEKSAEELDEEVEYDMDEEDYIWLDIMNERRKTEGVSPIPQEIFEYLMDRLEKESYFESHNKGDPNALVDEDAVCCICNDGECQNSNVILFCDMCNLAVHQECYGVPYIPEGQWLCRRCLQSPSRAVDCALCPNKGGAFKQTDDGRWAHVVCALWIPEVCFANTVFLEPIDSIEHIPPARWKLTCYICKQRGSGACIQCHKANCYTAFHVTCAQQAGLYMKMEPVRETGANGTSFSVRKTAYCDIHTPPGSARRLPALSHSEGEEDEDEEEDEGKGWSSEKVKKAKAKSRIKMKKARKILAEKRAAAPVVSVPCIPPHRLSKITNRLTIQRKSQFMQRLHSYWTLKRQSRNGVPLLRRLQTHLQSQRNCDQVGRDSEDKNWALKEQLKSWQRLRHDLERARLLVELIRKREKLKRETIKVQQIAMEMQLTPFLILLRKTLEQLQEKDTGNIFSEPVPLSEVPDYLDHIKKPMDFFTMKQNLEAYRYLNFDDFEEDFNLIVSNCLKYNAKDTIFYRAAVRLREQGGAVLRQARRQAEKMGIDFETGMHIPHSLAGDEAPHHAEDAAEEERLVLLENQKHLPMEEQLKLLLERLDEVNASKQSVGRSRRAKMIKKEMTALRRKLAHQRETGREGPERHGPSSRGSLTPHPAACDKDGQTDSAAEESSSQETSKDLPTNGFSGGNQPVKKSFLVYRNDCSLPRSSSDSESSSSSSSSAASDRTSTTPSKQGRGKPSFSRGTFPEDSSEDTSGTENEAYSVGTGRGVGHSMVRKSLGRGAGWLSEDEDSPLDALDLVWAKCRGYPSYPALIIDPKMPREGMFHHGVPIPVPPLEVLKLGEQMTQEAREHLYLVLFFDNKRTWQWLPRTKLVPLGVNQDLDKEKMLEGRKSNIRKSVQIAYHRALQHRSKVQGEQSSETSDSD; this comes from the exons ATGGGGGTGGACTTTGACGTGAAGACTTTCTGCCACAACTTGCGGGCAACTAAGCCACCATACGAGTGCCCCATAGAGACCTGCCGCAAGGTCTACAAGAGTTACAGTGGTATTGAGTACCACCTGTACCACTATGATCACGACAATCCGCCACCCCCGCAGCAGACCCCGCTCCGCAAGCACAAGAAGAAGGGGCGCCAGTCACGCCCAGCCAACAAGCAGTCACCTAGCCCCTCAGAGGTGTCACAGTCACCAAGCCGTGAGGTGATGAGCTACGCACAGGCCCAGCGCATGGTAGAAGTGGACCTGCACGGCCGCGTCCACCGCATCAGCATCTTCGACAACCTGGATGTGGTGTCAGAGGATGAAGAAGCCCCCGAGGAGGCCCCTGAGAACGGTAGCAACAAGGAGAACACTGAAACGCCAGCTGCTACTCCCAAGTCAGGCAAGCATAAGAATAAAGAGAAGCGTAAGGACtctaaccatcaccaccaccataatGCTTCTGCAAGCACCACTCCCAAGCTGCCAGAGGTGGTATATCGGGAGCTGGAGCAGGACACCCCTGATGCCCCACCCCGGCCAACTTCCTATTACCG GTACATTGAGAAGTCTGCAGAGGAGTTGGATGAGGAAGTAGAGTATGACATGGATGAGGAGGACTACATCTGGCTGGATATCATGAATGAGCGTCGGAAGACAGAGGGTGTGAGTCCCATTCCACAGGAGATCTTTGAGTACTTAATGGACCGGCTGGAAAAGGAGTCCTACTTTGAGAGTCATAATAAAGGCGACCCCAATGCGTTAGTGGACGAGGATGCTGTTTGCTGTATCTGCAATGATGGTGAGTGCCAGAACAGCAATGTCATCCTCTTCTGTGACATGTGCAACCTGGCCGTGCACCAGGAGTGCTACGGTGTCCCCTATATCCCTGAGGGCCAGTGGCTGTGCCGCCGTTGCCTGCAGTCACCCTCCCGTGCTGTGGACTGTGCCCTGTGCCCCAACAAGGGTGGTGCCTTCAAGCAGACAGATGACGGGCGGTGGGCCCACGTGGTTTGTGCCTTGTGGATCCCCGAGGTCTGCTTTGCCAACACAGTCTTCCTAGAGCCTATTGACAGCATCGAGCACATCCCACCAGCTCGCTGGAAGCTCACCTGCTACATTTGCAAACAGCGGGGTTCAGGGGCCTGCATCCAGTGCCACAAGGCCAACTGCTACACAGCCTTCCACGTGACATGCGCCCAGCAGGCTGGCCTTTATATGAAGATGGAGCCTGTGCGGGAGACAGGTGCCAACGGCACATCCTTCAGTGTCCGAAAGACAGCATACTGCGACATCCACACGCCCCCAGGTTCAGCGCGCCGCCTGCCCGCCCTGTCCCACAGTGAGGGTGAGGAGGatgaggatgaagaggaggatgAGGGTAAGGGCTGGAGCTCAGAGAAAGTCAAGAAGGCCAAGGCTAAATCCCGGATCAAGATGAAGAAGGCACGGAAGATCCTGGCAGAGAAGCGGGCAGCAGCACCTGTGGTGTCAGTGCCCTGTATCCCACCACACAG GCTCAGTAAAATCACCAACCGCCTCACCATCCAAAGGAAGAGCCAGTTCATGCAGAGGCTGCACAGCTATTGGACACTGAAGCGGCAGTCCCGGAACGGGGTTCCACTGCTACGTCGCCTGCAGACACACCTGCAGTCTCAGAGGAACTGTGACCAAGTTGGG AGAGATTCTGAGGATAAGAACTGGGCCCTCAAAGAACAGCTCAAGTCCTGGCAGCGGCTCCGGCATGACCTGGAGCGAGCTCGGCTCCTGGTGGAATTGATCCGCAAGCGGGAGAAACTCAAAAGGGAGACG ATCAAGGTCCAACAGATTGCCATGGAGATGCAGCTGACCCCTTTCCTCATCCTCCTTCGCAAAACCTTAGAACAGCTCCAAGAGAAGGACACAGGCAACATCTTCAGCGAGCCGGTCCCTCTGTCTGAG GTACCTGACTACCTAGACCACATCAAAAAGCCCATGGACTTTTTCACCATGAAGCAGAACTTGGAGGCTTACCGCTACCTGAACTTTGATGATTTTGAGGAGGACTTCAACCTTATCGTCAGCAACTGCCTCAAGTATAATGCCAAGGACACCATCTTCTACCGGGCGGCAGTGCGGCTCCGTGAGCAGGGTGGTGCTGTGCTCCGCCAGGCCCGGCGCCAGGCAGAAAAAATGGGCATTGACTTTGAGACGGGCATGCATATCCCCCACAGCCTGGCTGGAGATGAGGCCCCACACCACGCTGAAGATG CAGCAGAGGAAGAACGGCTGGTCCTGCTGGAGAATCAGAAGCACCTGCCCATGGAAGAGCAGCTGAAGTTGCTGCTGGAGCGGCTGGATGAGGTGAATGCTAGCAAGCAGAGTGTGGGCCGCTCCCGGCGTGCAAAGATGATCAAGAAAGAGATGACGGCGCTGCGGCGGAAGCTTGCCCACCAGCGAGAGACTGGCCGGGAGGGGCCTGAGCGGCACGGCCCCTCGAGCCGGGGTAGTCTGACACCCCACCCAGCAGCCTGTGACAAGGATGGGCAGACAGACAGTGCCGCGGAGGAGAGCAGCAGCCAGGAGACAAGCAAAG ACTTACCAACCAATGGCTTCAGTGGTGGAAACCAGCCGGTGAAGAAGAGTTTCCTGGTGTACCGTAATGACTGCAGCCTCCCCCGGAGTAGCTCAGACTCAGAGtccagcagcagtagcagcagcagcgcTGCCTCAGACCGAACCAG CACAACACCCTCAAAACAAGGCCGGGGCAAGCCCTCTTTCTCTCGGGGCACATTCCCAGAGGACAGCAGTGAGGATACCTCAGGCACTGAGAATGAGGCCTACTCCGTGGGCACTGGCCGCGGCGTGGGCCACAGCA TGGTGAGGAAGAGTCTGGGCCGGGGAGCTGGCTGGCTGTCAGAGGATGAGGACTCCCCCCTGGACGCTCTGGACCTTGTGTGGGCCAAATGCCGAGGGTATCCATCATACCCGGCTCTG ATCATTGATCCAAAGATGCCCCGAGAAGGTATGTTCCACCATGGGGTTCCCATTCCTGTGCCCCCCCTGGAGGTGCTGAAACTGGGGGAGCAGATGACCCAGGAAGCCCGAGAGCATCTCTACCTCGTCCTCTTCTTTGACAACAAACGAACCTG GCAGTGGCTGCCCAGGACCAAGCTGGTTCCTTTGGGTGTGAACCAGGACCTAGACAAGGAGAAGATGCTGGAGGGCCGCAAGTCCAACATCCGCAAGTCAGTACAGATCGCCTACCACCGGGCTCTGCAACACCGCAGCAAGGTGCAGGGCGAGCAAAGCAGTGAGACCAGCGATAGTGATTGA